The following proteins come from a genomic window of Pelagicoccus albus:
- the hflX gene encoding GTPase HflX, whose translation MFDLEENRKKVQRALLVGIQDPRMSSDDAERLLDELQELTANLDIPTVDRVVVKLRKAHPAFLLGTGKVQELIAHAKELEADVIIFDDELTPAQQRNWEAEAKIAVIDRQEIIIDIFSERAHTKEAALQVALARMEYSLPRLRRAWTHLSRQRGGGTGARGQGETQLEADSRMIRDRIAITKKELKEVIQHRHVQRAKRLRKPVPTVAIVGYTNAGKSSLLNTMTDSDVLAEDKLFATLDPTTRRLELDNSQHVLVTDTVGFVRRLPHRLVEAFKATLEEAVVADLLIHVIDVTNPDAEKHYETTMQVLKEIEADKNPMLVVFNKIDALEDQSDRERFMFTHKDALYLSANTGEGVSELKETIAHHLNAKYKSTELLIPHERYDVISKLHQSGGIREQETRDEGVYIEGIFPPALAGVIKPFAVTSKSSSET comes from the coding sequence ATGTTCGATCTCGAAGAAAATAGAAAAAAAGTACAACGAGCTTTGCTCGTAGGCATTCAGGATCCTCGCATGTCGAGCGATGATGCAGAACGCCTTCTAGACGAGCTTCAGGAACTGACTGCCAACCTAGACATCCCGACAGTCGACCGCGTCGTCGTAAAGCTCCGCAAAGCGCATCCCGCCTTCCTCCTGGGAACCGGCAAGGTGCAAGAGCTCATAGCGCACGCCAAGGAACTGGAAGCCGATGTTATAATCTTTGACGACGAACTCACACCTGCCCAACAGCGTAACTGGGAAGCGGAAGCAAAGATCGCAGTGATCGATCGGCAGGAAATCATCATAGATATTTTCTCCGAACGTGCTCACACCAAGGAAGCCGCCCTCCAAGTCGCCTTGGCTCGCATGGAATATTCGCTTCCAAGACTTCGCAGAGCATGGACCCACTTGTCTCGCCAACGCGGCGGAGGCACTGGCGCTCGTGGGCAAGGCGAGACTCAGCTGGAAGCCGACTCCCGTATGATTCGCGATCGCATAGCCATCACGAAAAAGGAGCTCAAGGAAGTTATACAGCATCGACACGTGCAACGCGCCAAACGACTACGCAAGCCCGTGCCAACCGTAGCGATCGTTGGATACACCAATGCCGGAAAATCCTCTCTGCTCAACACGATGACGGACTCGGACGTCCTAGCGGAGGACAAACTATTCGCCACTCTGGATCCAACTACACGCCGTCTAGAATTGGACAATAGCCAGCATGTTCTCGTTACCGATACAGTTGGATTTGTGCGTCGACTCCCCCACCGTCTAGTGGAAGCGTTCAAGGCAACCCTAGAAGAAGCCGTTGTAGCAGACCTGTTGATACACGTCATCGACGTCACCAATCCAGATGCCGAAAAGCACTACGAGACCACCATGCAGGTACTGAAAGAGATCGAAGCGGACAAGAACCCGATGCTGGTGGTTTTCAACAAAATCGATGCCCTAGAAGACCAAAGCGATCGCGAGCGGTTTATGTTCACGCACAAAGATGCCCTCTATCTCAGCGCTAACACGGGCGAAGGAGTATCCGAACTCAAAGAGACAATCGCCCACCACCTTAATGCGAAGTACAAGTCGACCGAATTGCTCATCCCGCACGAACGCTACGACGTCATCTCGAAGTTGCATCAAAGCGGAGGTATTCGGGAGCAAGAGACAAGAGACGAAGGAGTATACATCGAAGGGATCTTCCCGCCGGCCCTCGCTGGGGTGATAAAACCCTTCGCTGTAACCTCCAAATCTAGCTCCGAAACGTAA
- a CDS encoding alkaline phosphatase PhoX has product MKPNSRREFIKNTALSLGFIGLQVYVTGCAKGSGSAKARVGYGPLTGGPDELLKLPKGFSYTSFSKTGELMDDGLAVPGDHDGMAAFPLDEDRVILVRNHELDPNEQAKSPFFGNREKIPQYLEKQYDPAHGSGDCCGGTTTLIYNLKTQSLEQHSLSLAGTIRNCSGGPTPWGTWLTCEEDVSKAGETLEKDHGYVFEVPATAEIGLALPVPIKPMGRFYREAVAVAPETGIVYQTEDRLDSLIYRYIPNTPGKLHNGGRTQALAIVGKPSSDTRNWPDVEAEQFPINSEVSVEWIDMEDIDNPEDDLRRRGFEAGAARFARGEGIFYIDGSVYFACTNGGAKQYGQIFKYTPSPLEGTEREAEAPGKLELYIESHDKELMQACDNMTVAPWGDIIICEDCGLESSIVGITPEGEIYHIAHAIIDSEFAGCTFSPDGSTLFVNIQSNPGQTLAITGPWREDAS; this is encoded by the coding sequence ATGAAGCCAAATTCTCGTCGTGAATTCATCAAGAACACTGCTCTCTCTTTGGGGTTCATCGGGCTGCAAGTCTATGTGACTGGCTGCGCAAAAGGCTCCGGGTCCGCCAAAGCAAGAGTCGGATACGGACCTCTGACCGGTGGCCCAGATGAGTTGCTCAAGCTGCCAAAAGGATTTAGCTACACTTCTTTCTCGAAGACCGGAGAATTGATGGACGACGGCCTCGCCGTTCCTGGGGATCACGACGGTATGGCTGCGTTCCCGCTAGACGAAGATCGCGTCATCCTCGTGAGAAATCACGAACTCGATCCTAACGAGCAAGCCAAGAGCCCCTTCTTCGGAAATCGGGAAAAAATCCCTCAGTACCTGGAAAAACAATACGATCCAGCCCATGGAAGCGGCGACTGTTGCGGTGGCACCACGACCCTAATCTACAATCTCAAAACACAAAGCTTGGAGCAACACTCGCTCAGCCTCGCGGGCACGATCAGAAACTGTTCCGGCGGCCCTACTCCTTGGGGAACCTGGCTCACCTGCGAGGAAGACGTTTCCAAAGCGGGAGAAACATTGGAAAAGGACCACGGGTACGTTTTCGAAGTCCCAGCAACCGCCGAAATAGGCCTCGCCCTGCCCGTGCCAATCAAGCCTATGGGCCGCTTCTATCGCGAGGCTGTGGCTGTAGCCCCGGAAACCGGTATCGTCTACCAAACCGAGGACCGCCTGGACTCCCTCATCTACCGCTACATCCCCAACACACCCGGTAAGCTGCACAACGGCGGTAGAACCCAAGCCCTCGCCATCGTCGGCAAACCATCTTCAGACACCCGTAACTGGCCTGACGTCGAAGCGGAACAGTTTCCCATAAACAGTGAAGTATCCGTCGAATGGATAGATATGGAGGATATCGACAATCCCGAAGACGACCTGCGTCGTAGAGGCTTCGAAGCCGGAGCAGCCAGATTCGCCCGGGGTGAAGGAATTTTCTATATAGACGGTTCGGTCTATTTCGCTTGTACGAATGGCGGAGCGAAACAATACGGCCAAATCTTCAAGTATACACCAAGCCCGCTTGAGGGGACGGAAAGAGAAGCAGAGGCGCCCGGCAAGCTGGAACTCTACATCGAATCCCACGACAAAGAGCTCATGCAGGCCTGCGACAATATGACCGTGGCCCCTTGGGGCGACATCATCATTTGCGAAGATTGCGGGCTGGAAAGCTCCATTGTGGGAATCACACCGGAAGGTGAGATCTATCACATCGCCCATGCGATTATTGATAGCGAATTCGCAGGCTGCACTTTTTCGCCTGACGGCAGCACTTTGTTCGTAAATATTCAGAGCAATCCGGGACAAACCCTCGCCATAACCGGACCTTGGCGGGAGGACGCGTCCTAA
- a CDS encoding GNAT family N-acetyltransferase — MKSIPLGHTLETERLILRISSNEEIDFVWDAVNSPGFLDGMMWNRPESKEELQRFSGNAQARWLAGDAYTFTFCDRLTGEPLGRILAEKRFSKWNFGFWTHPKKQGAGYATEALSAILSFGFLELGIREATASHASWNLASKKVLENNGFRFRMRTEDGFERGGEWIALDSLSLSKDRWYESHVSSPFAEDTVDDVSNLVG; from the coding sequence ATGAAATCTATACCGCTAGGGCACACACTCGAGACTGAGCGTCTGATTCTACGAATCTCCTCCAACGAGGAGATCGATTTCGTGTGGGATGCCGTCAACTCCCCAGGGTTTCTGGATGGAATGATGTGGAATAGGCCGGAGTCCAAGGAGGAGCTTCAGCGTTTTTCAGGCAACGCTCAGGCTCGTTGGCTGGCAGGCGATGCGTACACTTTCACGTTTTGCGACCGACTAACGGGAGAGCCGCTGGGGAGAATCTTGGCGGAAAAGCGTTTTTCCAAATGGAATTTTGGCTTCTGGACCCATCCGAAAAAGCAGGGAGCTGGCTATGCGACGGAAGCGTTGTCTGCTATTCTGAGCTTCGGATTTTTAGAGCTCGGAATAAGGGAAGCGACCGCAAGTCATGCCTCATGGAACCTAGCCAGCAAGAAGGTCCTCGAGAACAACGGTTTCCGCTTCAGGATGAGAACGGAAGATGGCTTTGAGCGGGGAGGCGAGTGGATAGCCCTCGATTCCTTGTCTCTTAGCAAGGACCGCTGGTACGAGTCCCACGTCTCATCGCCGTTTGCTGAGGATACGGTCGACGATGTCTCGAATCTCGTTGGCTAG
- a CDS encoding ParB/RepB/Spo0J family partition protein has translation MNIQRISLEQIDIYSGTQTRVATNDEAVSGYAEDMKQGAKFPPITLYYDGSKYYLADGFHRFLAAKRIEERDIEAEVREGSRTDALVAALGANATNGLYRTNADKRHAVEIALEEWTGHSNAYLADICKVSIELVRRVRKSMGLDHPDKVIGKDGKSYPAGIEKTARHGGEEREKNDGSSAGEGAGSGGGGAPSKKNANYSDTSGGTRNEIEEEARKMIRDGEMDPRELDTLPTAIPNDYAVAAIGILDRMNKSDPKFPAAVERLEKWVMQRKAELLVATSGSGE, from the coding sequence ATGAACATACAGCGAATTTCCCTAGAGCAAATCGATATTTATTCGGGCACCCAAACGAGGGTGGCCACCAACGACGAAGCGGTATCCGGCTACGCCGAAGACATGAAGCAAGGGGCTAAGTTTCCTCCGATTACGCTCTACTATGATGGATCGAAATATTACTTGGCGGATGGTTTTCACCGTTTTCTCGCTGCGAAGCGGATAGAGGAGAGGGACATTGAGGCGGAAGTGAGAGAAGGCTCTCGCACGGATGCCCTCGTGGCGGCCCTAGGAGCGAACGCGACTAATGGACTGTACCGCACAAACGCCGATAAGCGCCACGCGGTGGAGATCGCTCTCGAAGAGTGGACCGGTCATTCAAACGCCTACCTCGCCGATATTTGCAAAGTTTCCATTGAGCTCGTCCGGAGAGTCAGGAAATCCATGGGGCTCGATCACCCAGACAAGGTGATTGGCAAGGATGGCAAAAGCTATCCTGCAGGCATCGAAAAGACTGCCCGTCACGGAGGTGAGGAGCGAGAAAAGAATGACGGAAGCTCGGCCGGCGAGGGAGCAGGGTCCGGGGGTGGCGGAGCTCCATCCAAGAAGAATGCGAATTATTCCGACACATCAGGTGGGACACGAAACGAAATCGAGGAAGAAGCCCGAAAGATGATTCGTGACGGCGAGATGGACCCAAGGGAACTGGATACATTGCCAACCGCCATCCCCAACGACTACGCCGTTGCCGCTATCGGAATTTTGGACCGCATGAACAAGTCTGATCCCAAATTTCCCGCTGCTGTCGAACGACTTGAGAAATGGGTCATGCAAAGGAAGGCTGAGCTTCTGGTCGCCACCAGCGGTTCGGGGGAGTAG
- the msrA gene encoding peptide-methionine (S)-S-oxide reductase MsrA, protein MAQDTDSDKKDLETITLAGGCFWCVEAVYQRLDGVESAVNGYMGGHTKKPSYKEVCTGKTGHAEVIQIKFDPAVTDLAALIDFFWEAHDPTTLNRQGADVGTQYRSAIYYENESQKEIAEASKAKAASKFSDPIVTEITEASTFYPAEDYHQEYYELNKSYPYCRAVITPKLKKLGLE, encoded by the coding sequence ATGGCCCAAGACACTGACTCGGATAAAAAAGACCTGGAAACAATCACTTTAGCTGGTGGGTGTTTCTGGTGCGTGGAAGCAGTTTACCAGCGACTGGACGGCGTGGAGAGCGCGGTAAACGGCTACATGGGAGGACACACAAAAAAACCTTCCTACAAGGAGGTGTGTACGGGGAAGACTGGGCACGCCGAGGTCATTCAGATCAAGTTCGACCCAGCCGTCACAGATCTAGCTGCTCTAATCGATTTTTTCTGGGAGGCTCACGATCCGACGACGCTCAACCGGCAGGGCGCCGACGTGGGAACTCAATACCGATCCGCCATTTACTACGAAAATGAGAGCCAAAAAGAGATTGCCGAAGCCTCCAAAGCCAAAGCGGCCTCCAAATTCTCGGATCCAATTGTCACAGAGATAACCGAAGCGAGCACCTTTTACCCAGCCGAAGACTACCATCAGGAATACTACGAACTGAACAAAAGCTACCCATATTGCCGAGCTGTCATCACTCCAAAACTCAAAAAGCTAGGTTTGGAGTAA
- a CDS encoding ATP-binding protein has translation MDPYLPAKGTIASRWRLAAFLFLLQLLLVLTQTRDALSAPRQELGLPELKIHETEEIGSNSGGRFVSVDTNGRILFSSDGQLFAYDGTEWNQVSVSRRRQNEDMMSVREGPDGRLYVGGIGYWGRLKTDQQGRYQTEFLSSEEEQNKTSIEGFKRIEFCGGSVFFSGLSTLVRWSPQKGSTIWEIDRIDCVFTVDDETFVASSNAISRVEGDKLIPLVDLAPIRIGEGRFQASAPWTDGRIALYHNKWGLVLFDGKSFENISDGMESNPTWEWVKDMKRVDSETLALTTADDGICLLDSRGEIITTINQKRDYRFGECGEIAIAPDKSIWVCLSDGVAQILSPLNTTFIDERFGVPMNYFDMARLGSDLLLASSGGLYLAEYSATGQMTGFKKFEALQGGGILKMLGLGDRVLASSGQGIFLLQADKPPEKLLDIKDAYKLHKSTYGEKQILTVSTVEKLYITELLDDRLTLLDEIEVGDLSNKILDDARGDIWLERGISKIGRIHIEEGKYQYSEYGIESGLTSDQWISIWRYKNEVLFSTRKGPLRFDRDSGRFRVATDVANLIPESVEGLTRPAFSPSGDLWVLAEEHPTVLRLQKDGSFLPDPSPFEKLGSTMLDEIIFEEDGVVWITSSRQLIRIDDTSSASEHQIPPPSLVSILNPSTGGLLYHYNLPNTRWPQKLAHSDNSIQLHFTTPFYQQTRGIKYQYRLNGYSNEWSDPTSGSLINLERIPSGKFTFEIRGLIGESKLTPTTAVPIQIGIPLYKTWPAYFVYITIFVVSVWVVVLFRHNKLMKRQTLLEEKVRLQTKALREKNIQLHGAFLNERELKKKAEKANKAKSEFLAMVSHEIRTPLNCIIGMADNLLGTPLERDQAQMSRTIHSSGKTLVTIISDILDFSKIEAGKIEFEREPYSPKSIIDDVFNLFIQSCKEKNLSLKTQVGDQVPEVAIGDSIRIKQILINLVGNALKFTETGGIRIRLETKKSSTSKPQLLFTVQDTGVGIASEDMDELFKTFSQLDSSNTRKYGGTGLGLAICKKLVTQMNGNIGVSSELGQGSTFSFAIELVSASEEQTREFRNESFQLEVETDLHPQIAVPFDESQTPSIALEPRDVLLVEDNPINQQVTAMMLRRIGYTCDIVGNGDLAIETTEKKNYKVILMDIQMPGMDGFQCARKIRESLAEKTPPIIAVTAKSAESDRAQSVDAGMCCFLTKPLERPTLKKAIDKSLSAKSSPPR, from the coding sequence ATGGACCCCTACTTACCAGCAAAAGGAACCATAGCCTCTCGATGGCGTCTCGCAGCATTTCTGTTCTTGCTTCAACTTTTGCTGGTTTTGACTCAGACGCGAGACGCTCTGTCCGCTCCTCGCCAAGAGCTCGGGCTCCCGGAGCTCAAAATACATGAGACAGAGGAAATCGGATCAAATTCCGGGGGGCGGTTCGTTTCAGTAGACACCAACGGGCGAATACTTTTTTCCAGCGATGGACAACTTTTCGCCTACGATGGGACCGAGTGGAATCAAGTTAGCGTAAGTCGAAGGCGGCAAAACGAAGATATGATGTCGGTTCGAGAAGGACCTGACGGGAGGCTTTACGTAGGGGGTATTGGTTATTGGGGCCGTCTCAAAACCGACCAACAGGGCCGCTATCAAACTGAGTTTCTCTCATCGGAAGAGGAGCAGAACAAAACGTCAATCGAGGGCTTCAAGCGGATCGAATTCTGCGGAGGCTCCGTTTTTTTCTCCGGACTTAGCACACTTGTCCGATGGTCTCCGCAGAAGGGATCTACCATCTGGGAAATAGATCGAATCGACTGCGTTTTCACAGTCGACGATGAAACCTTTGTTGCCTCCTCAAATGCCATTTCACGAGTTGAAGGAGATAAGCTCATCCCCTTGGTAGATCTCGCACCGATTCGCATAGGCGAAGGTCGCTTCCAAGCAAGCGCACCTTGGACCGACGGGCGCATTGCGCTTTATCACAACAAATGGGGGCTCGTTCTCTTCGACGGCAAGAGCTTCGAGAATATTTCAGACGGTATGGAGAGTAACCCGACCTGGGAATGGGTCAAAGACATGAAAAGGGTCGACTCAGAGACTCTAGCCCTGACGACCGCCGATGATGGCATTTGCCTGCTTGATTCTAGAGGTGAAATAATAACCACGATTAATCAAAAGAGAGACTATCGTTTCGGAGAATGCGGAGAGATCGCGATCGCTCCGGACAAAAGTATTTGGGTCTGCCTCTCAGATGGAGTCGCTCAAATCCTTAGTCCCTTGAACACGACCTTCATTGATGAGCGTTTTGGTGTCCCCATGAATTATTTCGACATGGCGCGACTAGGAAGCGATTTGCTTCTGGCTTCCAGTGGAGGCCTATATCTCGCCGAATACTCCGCTACGGGACAAATGACCGGGTTTAAAAAATTCGAGGCCCTGCAAGGTGGCGGAATTCTAAAGATGTTGGGTCTCGGAGACAGGGTTCTCGCTTCGTCTGGTCAAGGGATCTTTCTTTTGCAGGCAGACAAGCCCCCCGAGAAGCTGCTTGATATCAAAGACGCCTACAAGCTCCACAAAAGTACGTATGGCGAAAAGCAAATCCTCACAGTATCCACAGTAGAAAAACTCTATATCACTGAGCTCCTCGATGACAGGTTGACACTCTTGGATGAAATCGAAGTAGGTGATCTTTCGAACAAAATACTGGATGACGCCCGAGGCGATATTTGGTTGGAGCGGGGTATTTCCAAAATAGGAAGAATCCACATCGAAGAAGGTAAGTACCAGTATTCTGAATACGGCATAGAATCAGGACTTACTTCTGACCAATGGATCTCTATTTGGCGTTACAAAAACGAAGTTCTCTTTTCGACCCGCAAGGGGCCGCTTCGATTCGATCGGGACTCGGGACGTTTTCGCGTCGCAACGGATGTAGCCAACTTGATTCCCGAATCCGTCGAAGGTCTTACCCGTCCCGCCTTCTCGCCTAGCGGCGATTTATGGGTATTGGCCGAGGAGCATCCTACCGTCTTGAGACTCCAAAAAGATGGCTCATTTTTACCCGACCCTAGCCCCTTTGAGAAACTAGGATCGACGATGCTGGATGAAATAATTTTCGAGGAAGATGGGGTCGTCTGGATAACAAGCAGTCGTCAACTGATTCGAATCGATGACACGAGCTCCGCATCAGAACATCAAATCCCTCCCCCATCACTGGTCTCTATTCTCAACCCCTCTACTGGTGGATTACTTTACCACTACAATCTTCCAAACACACGTTGGCCGCAAAAACTTGCCCATTCGGACAACAGTATCCAACTGCATTTCACCACTCCGTTCTACCAACAGACGCGAGGAATAAAGTATCAATATCGACTAAATGGATACAGTAACGAATGGAGTGACCCCACAAGCGGGTCTTTAATCAATTTGGAAAGAATACCAAGTGGTAAATTCACCTTCGAAATCCGGGGACTGATTGGCGAATCAAAACTCACTCCCACCACGGCAGTGCCCATCCAAATCGGGATTCCACTCTACAAGACTTGGCCCGCCTACTTCGTATACATTACCATCTTTGTCGTTTCAGTCTGGGTTGTCGTTCTCTTCAGGCACAATAAACTCATGAAACGCCAAACTCTGCTAGAAGAGAAAGTTCGGCTTCAAACAAAGGCGCTCCGGGAGAAAAACATTCAGTTACACGGGGCCTTCCTCAACGAAAGAGAACTTAAGAAAAAGGCGGAAAAGGCCAATAAGGCTAAAAGCGAGTTCCTTGCCATGGTGAGCCATGAGATAAGGACTCCGCTCAACTGTATCATAGGAATGGCCGACAACCTCTTGGGAACTCCCTTGGAAAGGGACCAGGCACAAATGTCACGCACAATTCATTCCAGCGGAAAAACCTTGGTTACGATAATCTCCGACATCCTGGATTTTTCAAAAATCGAAGCAGGAAAGATCGAGTTTGAGAGGGAGCCTTACTCTCCCAAGAGCATCATTGATGACGTATTCAACCTATTCATACAGTCCTGCAAAGAAAAGAATCTGTCTCTAAAAACGCAAGTTGGAGACCAAGTACCAGAGGTAGCGATCGGAGATTCCATAAGAATAAAACAAATCCTAATCAATCTGGTGGGCAATGCTCTAAAGTTTACAGAAACAGGAGGAATAAGGATCCGTCTGGAAACGAAAAAATCTTCGACCAGCAAGCCGCAACTGCTTTTTACCGTCCAAGATACAGGCGTAGGAATCGCATCGGAAGACATGGACGAACTCTTTAAAACCTTTAGCCAACTCGATTCTTCCAACACGCGTAAATACGGTGGAACTGGGCTAGGATTGGCCATTTGCAAAAAGCTTGTGACCCAAATGAATGGGAATATCGGGGTTTCCAGCGAGCTCGGCCAGGGTTCAACCTTTTCCTTCGCGATAGAACTGGTATCCGCAAGCGAAGAGCAAACAAGGGAATTCAGAAATGAAAGCTTTCAGCTCGAAGTGGAGACTGACTTGCACCCACAAATTGCCGTTCCTTTTGACGAATCCCAAACGCCATCCATCGCTTTGGAGCCGAGAGACGTTTTACTCGTGGAAGACAATCCGATTAACCAGCAAGTGACAGCCATGATGCTACGTCGTATCGGGTACACCTGCGACATCGTAGGCAACGGCGATCTGGCCATAGAGACCACTGAAAAGAAAAACTATAAAGTTATCCTGATGGACATACAAATGCCAGGGATGGATGGCTTCCAGTGCGCGCGAAAGATAAGGGAATCGCTCGCAGAAAAAACCCCGCCAATCATCGCCGTGACCGCCAAGTCAGCCGAAAGCGACCGAGCACAGTCAGTTGATGCCGGCATGTGCTGTTTTCTGACGAAACCGTTGGAGCGTCCAACCCTGAAAAAGGCCATAGATAAATCGCTTTCAGCCAAGAGCAGCCCGCCTCGATGA
- a CDS encoding saccharopine dehydrogenase family protein, whose amino-acid sequence MSKKVLIIGAGGVGSVVAHKCAMNRDVFGEICLASRRKSSCDKIAEQIDSEIHTAQVDADNTSETVALIKDFQPDLVLNVALPYQDLAIMDACLETGTDYLDTANYEPRDEAKFEYHWQWAYHDRFKEAGIMALLGSGFDPGVTNIFTAYAKKHHFDTIDTLDIIDCNAGDHGKAFATNFNPEINIREVTANGRYFQNGEWKETPPLSEHRVFDFPDGIGPKDMYLMYHEEMESLTKNFPDIKRMRFWMTFGQQYLTHLKVLENVGMTRIDPVIYNGQEIIPLQFLKAVLPDPGSLGESTKGRTCIGVVADGHKNGERKHYYLYNICDHEACFAEVNSQAISYTTGVPAMIGAKMMLTDQWKGKGVFNVEEFDPDPFMEQLNVQGLPWVESWLDKKPEPLV is encoded by the coding sequence ATGAGTAAGAAAGTCCTAATCATCGGCGCTGGTGGCGTCGGCAGCGTAGTTGCTCACAAATGCGCCATGAACCGCGACGTATTTGGCGAAATCTGCCTCGCAAGCCGCAGGAAATCCTCCTGCGACAAAATCGCGGAACAAATTGATTCTGAGATCCATACCGCTCAAGTCGACGCGGACAACACTTCTGAAACCGTAGCCCTAATAAAGGACTTCCAGCCTGATCTCGTGCTGAACGTAGCTCTGCCCTACCAAGATCTAGCGATCATGGATGCCTGTCTAGAGACGGGTACGGACTATCTGGATACCGCCAACTACGAGCCGAGAGACGAGGCGAAATTTGAGTATCATTGGCAATGGGCTTACCATGATCGCTTCAAGGAAGCGGGGATAATGGCTCTCCTCGGGTCCGGATTCGATCCAGGGGTAACCAACATTTTCACAGCCTACGCCAAGAAGCACCATTTCGACACTATCGATACGCTCGATATCATTGATTGCAATGCGGGGGATCACGGAAAAGCGTTTGCGACCAATTTTAATCCGGAGATAAACATCAGAGAAGTCACGGCAAATGGCCGCTACTTCCAAAATGGCGAGTGGAAAGAAACCCCTCCCCTCTCCGAACACCGTGTATTCGATTTTCCTGACGGGATCGGCCCCAAGGACATGTACCTCATGTATCATGAAGAAATGGAATCGCTTACCAAAAATTTTCCAGACATCAAACGCATGCGCTTCTGGATGACTTTCGGGCAGCAGTACCTGACTCACCTGAAAGTTTTGGAAAACGTAGGTATGACTCGTATCGACCCGGTCATCTACAACGGCCAAGAAATCATCCCTCTCCAATTCCTCAAAGCAGTGCTCCCAGACCCAGGTTCGCTAGGCGAATCGACCAAGGGCCGCACCTGCATCGGCGTCGTGGCGGATGGGCATAAAAACGGCGAAAGGAAGCACTACTACCTTTACAACATCTGCGATCACGAAGCCTGCTTCGCGGAGGTTAACTCTCAGGCAATCAGCTACACGACCGGCGTTCCCGCCATGATCGGAGCCAAGATGATGCTCACTGATCAGTGGAAAGGAAAAGGCGTCTTCAACGTAGAAGAATTCGATCCCGATCCCTTCATGGAACAACTAAATGTCCAAGGCCTACCTTGGGTCGAAAGCTGGCTAGACAAAAAGCCAGAGCCACTCGTCTAA
- the nspC gene encoding carboxynorspermidine decarboxylase — protein sequence MDHIIHYEPGLPPETPSPCYVVDLSRLRSNMDLIKSVQEQTGSKILAALKGFAMHSVFPLMREYVAGVCASGPWEAQLGAQEFGKEVHCFAPAFTEVDMQEVLSFAHHISFNSIAQFRKHLNAVKSSARHVSCGLRVNPEYSEVETDIYNPCVAGSRLGIRRKALDGQDLSEVEGLHFHTMCEQNSDTLERTLVHFEEKFGDLLPQMKWVNFGGGHHITSPTYDRERLIKILKAFKSRYPHLEVYLEPGEAMAINTGVLVATVLDIIQDAPPIAILDLSATCHMPDVLEMPYRPEIVGAKEAGELPYTYSLGGLSCLAGDMIGHFSFQKELTPGDKLYFLDMAHYTMVKTSTFNGIKHPAIATWDPDKKELQVVREFGYEDYRNRLS from the coding sequence ATGGATCATATCATCCACTACGAACCCGGACTACCTCCGGAGACGCCATCGCCCTGCTATGTCGTAGACCTGAGCCGACTCAGGTCCAACATGGATCTCATCAAGTCGGTCCAAGAACAAACAGGCAGTAAGATTCTAGCCGCTCTCAAGGGCTTCGCGATGCACAGCGTTTTTCCCCTTATGCGAGAATACGTGGCCGGGGTTTGCGCTAGCGGTCCATGGGAAGCGCAGTTGGGAGCGCAAGAATTCGGTAAGGAAGTTCACTGCTTTGCTCCCGCATTCACGGAGGTTGACATGCAAGAGGTGCTGAGCTTTGCGCACCATATTTCTTTCAATTCTATCGCACAATTCCGGAAACATCTGAACGCGGTAAAGTCTTCCGCTAGGCACGTATCCTGTGGCTTGCGTGTAAATCCTGAATACAGCGAAGTAGAGACAGATATTTACAATCCTTGTGTGGCAGGTTCACGACTCGGCATTCGTAGAAAGGCTTTAGACGGGCAAGATCTCAGCGAAGTCGAGGGGCTTCACTTCCACACGATGTGCGAGCAGAATTCGGATACACTCGAACGGACCTTGGTACATTTTGAGGAAAAATTTGGCGACCTTCTGCCGCAGATGAAATGGGTCAATTTTGGCGGGGGACATCACATCACTTCACCGACCTACGATCGCGAACGACTGATCAAAATCCTTAAGGCCTTCAAATCGCGGTATCCACATCTGGAAGTCTATCTTGAGCCTGGTGAAGCGATGGCCATCAACACTGGTGTCCTCGTGGCAACCGTTCTTGACATTATCCAAGACGCCCCGCCCATAGCCATTCTCGATTTGTCGGCGACTTGCCACATGCCCGACGTCCTAGAAATGCCTTATAGGCCTGAGATAGTAGGGGCCAAAGAAGCTGGCGAACTTCCCTACACTTACAGCCTTGGAGGACTATCCTGCCTCGCTGGAGATATGATCGGTCATTTCTCCTTCCAGAAAGAGCTCACTCCGGGCGACAAGCTATATTTTCTCGATATGGCCCACTATACGATGGTGAAAACCAGCACCTTCAATGGGATCAAACACCCGGCAATTGCTACGTGGGATCCAGATAAGAAAGAACTGCAAGTAGTCAGAGAATTCGGATACGAAGATTACCGAAACCGCCTCTCTTGA